In the genome of Candidatus Ruthia magnifica str. Cm (Calyptogena magnifica), one region contains:
- a CDS encoding DsbC family protein: MLKLLFITTVLFSNNAFADKNAIINTLYPFFGTIDKQYIINTPLSDIFEITLRNLIDSLLVSKNDRYLIQNNVVDLTTTARQLIPMNGNVKLIKQALINTIDDHDKIIYPAKNEKYIIHVFTDVDCPFCKKLHNGMKQMNDLGITVKYLASPLASLHPAAQGKMERIWCADDPVKAMDDYKKNKIILNLKTCHNPVANQLAISKQLGVNGVPTIFLEDGTHLLGYMTPAILLQKIKATIGK, encoded by the coding sequence ATGCTTAAATTACTATTCATCACAACCGTCTTATTTTCTAATAATGCTTTTGCAGACAAAAACGCAATTATTAACACTCTGTATCCATTTTTTGGCACGATTGACAAACAATATATTATCAACACACCATTAAGCGATATTTTTGAGATAACTCTCCGTAATCTCATTGATTCTCTTTTAGTATCTAAAAATGATCGTTATTTAATCCAAAATAATGTTGTTGATTTAACCACTACCGCTAGACAACTTATACCAATGAATGGTAATGTTAAATTGATTAAACAGGCCTTAATTAACACAATTGATGATCACGACAAAATCATTTACCCAGCAAAAAATGAAAAATATATTATCCATGTATTTACTGATGTTGACTGTCCATTTTGTAAAAAACTTCATAATGGTATGAAGCAGATGAATGATTTAGGTATTACTGTTAAATATCTCGCTTCGCCACTTGCATCCTTACACCCAGCAGCGCAAGGAAAAATGGAAAGAATTTGGTGCGCTGATGACCCAGTCAAAGCGATGGATGATTATAAGAAAAATAAAATTATACTCAACTTAAAAACTTGTCATAATCCAGTAGCTAACCAATTAGCAATTTCTAAGCAACTAGGTGTAAATGGTGTACCTACCATCTTCTTAGAAGATGGTACGCATTTACTTGGTTATATGACACCCGCCATTTTGTTACAAAAAATTAAAGCAACAATTGGCAAATAA
- the pabC gene encoding aminodeoxychorismate lyase, producing the protein MNSTLLINGKKQTKLSVLNRLVQFGDGLFETCLIEDAKLLFWSKHFSRLKKGYDKLKIYPVSETIWLKEIAKAFTISKLDQAVVKIIISRGESVRGYGYEKNIKPTRIVIVSPVPDLPWQYHLEVCVSGYSGNQLLSEIKHCNRLEQVFARSELQTQECIMLDENAQVISVTQGNIFAIRNQVIFTPSLTDCGIEGTRRSVVFDLVQVLGLKLEICSLSLSELLEADEVFITNSMIGVKPVDKINQQLFNHHQITNQLISAFIRSKNNHLSSVLLKSKSPYFCIFS; encoded by the coding sequence ATGAATAGCACTTTATTAATTAATGGGAAAAAACAAACTAAGCTCAGCGTACTTAATCGTCTTGTACAATTTGGTGATGGTTTGTTTGAAACTTGTTTAATTGAAGATGCTAAATTGTTATTTTGGTCCAAGCATTTTTCAAGGTTGAAAAAAGGTTACGATAAATTAAAAATTTATCCAGTGAGTGAGACTATTTGGCTTAAGGAAATTGCTAAAGCATTTACTATTTCTAAGTTAGACCAAGCTGTGGTTAAAATTATAATTTCTCGTGGTGAAAGCGTAAGGGGTTATGGCTATGAGAAAAATATTAAGCCAACTCGTATTGTGATTGTTTCTCCTGTACCTGATTTACCTTGGCAATATCATTTGGAAGTGTGTGTTAGTGGTTACTCCGGTAATCAATTGTTGTCTGAAATTAAGCATTGTAATCGCTTGGAGCAAGTTTTTGCAAGGTCAGAATTGCAAACGCAAGAGTGTATTATGTTGGATGAAAATGCTCAAGTCATTTCAGTGACTCAAGGTAATATTTTTGCCATCCGCAATCAGGTTATTTTTACACCTAGTTTGACTGATTGTGGTATTGAAGGCACTCGAAGATCAGTGGTTTTTGATTTGGTACAAGTATTAGGCTTGAAGCTTGAAATTTGTTCTTTATCGTTGTCTGAACTACTTGAAGCGGATGAAGTATTTATTACTAATAGTATGATAGGCGTTAAGCCTGTGGATAAAATTAATCAGCAATTATTCAATCATCATCAAATTACAAATCAATTAATTAGTGCTTTTATACGTTCTAAAAATAATCATTTATCATCAGTTTTGCTTAAATCAAAATCGCCTTATTTTTGTATTTTTAGCTAA
- a CDS encoding sulfurtransferase TusA family protein, with the protein MADETLDASGLNCPLPILKTKKALSKMDAGKILNVISTDVGSVKDIEAFCNQTGNKLISTIEESGKYIFNIEKA; encoded by the coding sequence ATGGCTGACGAAACTTTAGACGCATCAGGCTTAAACTGCCCATTGCCAATTTTAAAAACTAAAAAAGCATTATCAAAAATGGATGCTGGTAAAATTTTAAATGTAATTTCAACTGATGTTGGTTCAGTAAAAGACATTGAAGCTTTTTGTAATCAAACGGGTAACAAGCTTATATCCACTATTGAAGAAAGTGGTAAATATATTTTCAACATTGAAAAGGCTTAA
- a CDS encoding DsrE/DsrF/DrsH-like family protein, whose protein sequence is MSDNKKMTIIATKGTFDWAFPPFIIASTGVAMDKEVTIFFTFYGLNLLLKDTSKLRVSPLGNPGMPMKLPFGPEWLQKINFGPKIPNIFWSLPFTEYLATFLMKKTMKKNGVATLDELRSMCQEFDVKFIACEMTVGLFGYSKDDFIDGIEFAGAATYFNECDGSNHNLYM, encoded by the coding sequence ATGTCAGATAATAAAAAAATGACCATTATTGCCACCAAAGGAACTTTTGATTGGGCTTTTCCGCCTTTCATTATTGCCTCTACCGGTGTTGCGATGGATAAAGAAGTTACCATATTTTTTACCTTTTACGGGCTTAATCTTTTATTAAAAGACACCTCTAAATTGCGTGTTTCTCCTCTTGGAAATCCTGGCATGCCAATGAAACTACCTTTTGGCCCTGAATGGCTACAAAAAATTAATTTTGGTCCAAAAATTCCAAATATCTTTTGGTCTTTACCATTCACAGAATACTTGGCTACTTTTTTAATGAAAAAAACCATGAAGAAAAATGGCGTTGCCACGCTTGATGAGTTGCGTTCTATGTGTCAAGAATTTGATGTTAAATTTATCGCTTGTGAAATGACAGTTGGTTTATTTGGCTATAGTAAAGACGACTTCATTGATGGTATTGAATTTGCAGGTGCGGCAACTTATTTTAATGAATGTGATGGCTCAAACCATAACCTTTATATGTAA
- a CDS encoding leucyl aminopeptidase — translation MKFSLINETVQCFEGDSVVVFCNSNTVFDDKNIQKLITLNHFEPKSERVLLLSLVSGFKSKQVIVAGLGDTPVDAKAYVKTLNTVSVVLAEIKAKNLMIQSVKIIGFNESWVHKITAKVMHNATYKVQKIGDDKQGSDIEHIAIQSTMDNTSALMQGQAIADGMSLTRYLGDLPPNVCTPSYLADTAMSLAEEFNLEYEILEEADMNKLGMGSLLSVSKGSIEPPKLISLSYQGNGNEKPIVLVGKGVTFDSGGISIKPGAGMDEMKYDMCGAASVLGTMRTIAKIKLNINLVVVVPAVENMPAHNASKPGDVVKSMSGQTIEILNTDAEGRLILCDALTYVKKFNPNVVIDVATLTGAVIIALGKHNSGLMSNDQDLANDIICASKISLDGVWQLPIEDEYDELLKSNFADMANIGGHEASSITAGCFLSRFTQDYRWAHLDIAGTAWVSGEKKGATGRPVSLLTQFIMNQV, via the coding sequence ATGAAATTTTCACTGATTAATGAAACAGTTCAATGCTTTGAAGGTGATAGTGTAGTTGTCTTTTGTAATTCTAATACGGTTTTTGATGATAAAAATATTCAAAAATTGATAACACTTAATCATTTCGAGCCTAAATCTGAAAGAGTGCTATTATTGAGCTTGGTTTCTGGTTTTAAATCTAAACAAGTGATTGTTGCTGGTCTTGGCGATACGCCTGTAGATGCTAAAGCCTATGTTAAAACATTGAACACTGTGAGTGTTGTACTTGCTGAAATTAAGGCAAAAAATTTGATGATTCAAAGTGTTAAAATTATAGGTTTTAATGAGTCATGGGTGCATAAAATAACTGCCAAGGTAATGCATAATGCGACTTATAAAGTTCAAAAAATAGGTGATGATAAGCAAGGCAGTGATATTGAGCATATTGCTATTCAATCTACTATGGATAATACTAGTGCCTTAATGCAAGGCCAGGCAATTGCTGATGGTATGTCTTTAACACGCTATTTAGGGGATTTACCACCTAATGTCTGTACACCTAGTTATTTGGCAGATACGGCCATGTCCTTAGCTGAAGAGTTTAACCTTGAATATGAAATCTTGGAAGAAGCGGACATGAATAAACTTGGTATGGGGTCGTTATTATCAGTTTCTAAAGGCTCAATTGAGCCGCCAAAACTCATTAGTTTAAGTTACCAAGGTAATGGCAATGAAAAGCCGATTGTACTAGTGGGCAAAGGCGTTACTTTTGATAGTGGCGGTATTTCGATTAAACCTGGCGCAGGTATGGATGAGATGAAATATGATATGTGTGGTGCAGCTTCTGTATTAGGAACAATGCGTACTATTGCGAAAATTAAGCTAAATATTAATTTGGTTGTTGTGGTTCCAGCAGTTGAGAATATGCCAGCACATAATGCTTCTAAGCCTGGTGATGTTGTTAAGTCTATGTCAGGGCAAACGATTGAAATTTTGAATACAGATGCAGAAGGGCGTCTTATTTTGTGCGATGCACTTACTTATGTTAAGAAATTTAACCCAAACGTGGTGATTGATGTTGCTACGCTTACAGGTGCAGTAATTATTGCACTAGGTAAGCATAATTCTGGGCTTATGAGTAATGACCAAGATTTGGCTAATGATATTATCTGCGCTTCTAAAATTTCACTTGATGGCGTGTGGCAATTACCCATTGAAGATGAGTATGATGAATTGTTGAAATCAAATTTTGCCGATATGGCAAATATTGGTGGGCATGAAGCAAGCTCTATTACTGCCGGTTGTTTTTTATCCAGATTTACCCAAGATTATCGCTGGGCACATTTAGACATTGCTGGTACAGCATGGGTAAGTGGTGAAAAAAAAGGTGCAACAGGCCGTCCAGTATCGCTATTAACGCAATTTATTATGAATCAAGTTTAA
- the hemL gene encoding glutamate-1-semialdehyde 2,1-aminomutase: MNQSETLFAQAKTVIPGGVNSPVRAFNGVGGSPIFFTRGEGAYLFDEDDKKYIDYVASWGSMILGHTNQAVIIAVKTTLENGLGFGAPTQIETKLAEKVCELMPSIELVRMVSSGTEATMSAIRLARGHTGRDKIIKFEGCYHGHSDSLLIKAGSGALTLGVPTSPGVPKDFAKHTLTLEYNNIDQVCEVLSEVGAEVACIIVEPVAGNMNCIPPIDGFLQVLRELCDEYGVILVFDEVMTGFRVALGGAQAFYNVKPDLTTLGKVIGGGLPVGAFGGKREIMQSIAPLGPVYQAGTLSGNPISMSAGLVMLNVLSKDENFYTILNTKVQKLTKGILAKAKENNIGMTANVVGGMFGLFFTDSQSVTNFKETSQCNIELFKKFFHLMLAEGVYMAPSAYEAGFVSSAHSDTDIQNTIDAAGRAFIKLT, from the coding sequence ATGAATCAATCAGAAACTTTGTTTGCACAAGCAAAAACTGTCATTCCTGGCGGAGTGAACTCGCCAGTTAGGGCATTTAATGGCGTGGGAGGCAGTCCTATTTTCTTTACTCGCGGTGAAGGTGCTTATCTTTTTGATGAGGATGATAAAAAATATATCGACTATGTTGCTTCTTGGGGATCGATGATTTTAGGCCATACCAATCAAGCGGTTATTATTGCCGTTAAAACAACTTTGGAAAATGGTCTTGGTTTTGGTGCACCTACTCAAATTGAAACAAAACTGGCAGAAAAAGTATGCGAGTTAATGCCTTCAATTGAGTTGGTTCGTATGGTCAGTTCAGGTACAGAGGCAACTATGAGTGCCATTCGTTTGGCACGTGGTCATACGGGCAGAGATAAAATTATCAAATTTGAGGGTTGTTATCATGGCCATTCTGACTCATTACTAATTAAAGCAGGTTCTGGCGCTTTGACATTGGGTGTGCCAACCTCACCTGGCGTGCCTAAAGATTTTGCAAAACACACACTGACTTTAGAATACAATAACATTGACCAAGTATGTGAAGTGCTAAGTGAGGTGGGTGCTGAAGTAGCTTGCATTATTGTTGAACCTGTGGCAGGTAATATGAACTGCATCCCACCTATTGACGGGTTTTTGCAAGTATTGCGTGAATTATGTGATGAGTACGGAGTTATTTTAGTTTTTGATGAGGTGATGACAGGTTTTCGTGTAGCACTTGGCGGTGCACAAGCATTTTATAACGTAAAACCTGATTTAACAACATTGGGTAAGGTGATTGGCGGTGGTTTACCAGTGGGTGCGTTTGGTGGCAAGCGTGAAATTATGCAATCGATTGCGCCATTAGGGCCTGTTTATCAAGCAGGAACGCTTTCAGGAAATCCAATATCAATGTCAGCAGGTTTAGTAATGTTAAACGTATTATCAAAAGATGAGAATTTTTATACCATCTTGAATACTAAAGTTCAGAAATTGACAAAGGGTATTTTGGCTAAAGCTAAGGAAAACAATATCGGCATGACTGCTAACGTTGTGGGTGGTATGTTTGGTTTATTTTTTACCGATTCTCAATCAGTGACTAACTTTAAAGAAACTTCACAATGTAATATTGAATTGTTTAAAAAATTCTTCCACCTAATGTTGGCAGAGGGTGTGTATATGGCACCTTCCGCTTATGAGGCAGGTTTTGTTTCCAGTGCTCATAGTGATACAGATATTCAAAATACCATTGATGCAGCTGGACGTGCATTTATAAAATTGACATAA
- a CDS encoding DUF1538 domain-containing protein has protein sequence MKKTVQQFISNLIDSVKDLAPIIGVITFFQIVVLQQSIPNLMDIMIGTGFILLGLTLFVYGLKLGLFPIGEVLAYSFVKKGSIFWLLLFAFALGFGTTVTEPALIAVANEAAKVAHLGGIVNTQTELNSYAQTLRFTVAISVGLAVVIGVFRILKGWPIQYLIIGGYLLVIITTFFAPDFIIGIAYDSGGVTTSTITVPLLTALGVGLTSSISGRNPLTDGFGMIAIASLLPIIAVMLFGILL, from the coding sequence ATGAAAAAAACTGTTCAACAGTTTATTAGCAATCTAATTGATAGTGTTAAAGATTTAGCACCCATTATAGGTGTGATTACTTTTTTCCAAATTGTTGTGCTTCAGCAAAGCATTCCCAACTTAATGGATATTATGATTGGAACAGGATTTATTTTATTAGGTTTAACTTTATTCGTCTATGGACTCAAGCTAGGACTGTTTCCTATTGGTGAAGTACTAGCTTATAGTTTTGTCAAAAAAGGGTCAATTTTTTGGTTGCTTTTATTCGCCTTTGCCTTAGGGTTTGGCACCACAGTAACAGAGCCCGCTCTTATAGCGGTGGCTAATGAAGCAGCTAAAGTTGCTCATCTGGGTGGTATTGTTAATACACAAACAGAACTCAATAGTTATGCACAAACATTACGTTTTACTGTGGCTATCTCTGTGGGTCTAGCTGTGGTGATTGGCGTGTTCAGAATTTTAAAAGGCTGGCCAATACAATACTTAATTATTGGTGGTTATCTTTTGGTGATTATCACTACGTTTTTTGCACCAGACTTTATCATTGGCATCGCTTATGACTCAGGTGGTGTGACGACCAGTACCATTACTGTACCGCTGCTCACTGCACTTGGTGTTGGCTTAACAAGTTCAATTAGTGGCAGAAACCCGTTAACCGATGGATTTGGCATGATTGCCATTGCCTCATTATTACCCATTATTGCAGTAATGTTATTTGGTATATTGCTATGA
- a CDS encoding DUF1538 domain-containing protein, with protein MSIVDNFISMFWNVAPIVMVLLGFQIIILKQKIPHLKKIIIGFILVWIGLTLFIVGLEKVLFPLGKLMANQLTSSNFIGSDALSWSDYYWVYIFAASIGFATTIAEPSLLSVAIKANQVSGGFIKVWPLRIAVAIGVAVGIAIGSFRIVTGLPLHYFIIAGYIVVLIQTYFAPKNIIALAYDSGGVTTSTVTVPLVAALGLGLASTIDGRSTLIDGFGLIAFASLFPIMSVMAYVQIIKFLKQDKK; from the coding sequence ATGAGCATAGTGGATAACTTTATCAGTATGTTTTGGAATGTAGCTCCTATTGTAATGGTATTACTTGGTTTCCAAATCATCATTCTTAAACAAAAAATACCTCATTTAAAGAAGATTATTATTGGGTTTATTTTGGTGTGGATTGGGCTCACTTTATTTATTGTTGGATTGGAAAAAGTACTATTCCCTCTAGGAAAATTAATGGCAAATCAGCTTACATCAAGTAATTTTATTGGTAGTGATGCGCTTAGTTGGAGTGATTATTATTGGGTTTATATCTTTGCAGCTAGTATTGGCTTTGCCACAACCATTGCTGAGCCATCCTTACTATCGGTTGCTATTAAAGCCAATCAAGTCTCTGGTGGTTTCATTAAAGTATGGCCCTTACGAATTGCAGTTGCCATTGGTGTGGCTGTGGGTATTGCCATCGGCAGTTTTCGCATTGTGACTGGATTGCCATTGCATTATTTTATTATTGCTGGCTACATTGTAGTACTGATACAAACCTATTTTGCACCTAAAAATATTATTGCACTTGCCTATGATTCTGGTGGTGTCACCACATCTACCGTAACCGTACCACTGGTTGCAGCCCTTGGACTTGGACTTGCAAGTACAATTGATGGGCGTTCTACACTCATTGATGGTTTTGGTTTAATCGCTTTTGCCTCACTATTTCCAATTATGAGCGTAATGGCTTATGTACAAATTATAAAATTTTTAAAACAAGATAAAAAATAG
- a CDS encoding DUF302 domain-containing protein, with the protein MSGIVNLVKWLLIIIGTITTYYAVSLQIKYDGVTGKIISEIISPKLHPESMAKVYMPMTNTLLDTGDTAMASIVRVKVADDVSNSDVEEAMESIAIAEGIRSVGMLPLSEMVELQTGKKQRFLKIYQYCSPRIAMTMVDHSDAFSAYLPCRLALIEDKQGQRWIYTLDMNAMIYGGAPLPDFLLKKALAVQKMIIAIQNGGAEGDF; encoded by the coding sequence ATGAGTGGAATTGTCAATCTAGTTAAATGGCTATTAATTATCATCGGCACCATTACAACTTATTATGCCGTATCACTACAAATCAAATACGATGGTGTGACTGGAAAGATTATTAGTGAAATAATTTCACCAAAACTACATCCAGAGTCTATGGCAAAAGTTTATATGCCAATGACCAACACTTTACTTGATACAGGTGATACTGCCATGGCCTCTATTGTACGTGTAAAAGTAGCTGACGATGTTTCAAATTCTGACGTTGAGGAAGCAATGGAGAGTATTGCAATTGCTGAAGGTATACGTTCTGTGGGTATGTTACCCTTATCAGAAATGGTTGAATTACAGACTGGTAAAAAACAAAGATTTTTAAAAATTTATCAATACTGCTCACCACGTATAGCTATGACTATGGTTGACCATTCAGATGCATTTTCAGCCTACCTACCTTGTAGACTCGCATTAATTGAAGACAAGCAAGGGCAAAGATGGATCTATACATTGGATATGAATGCCATGATTTACGGTGGTGCACCATTACCAGATTTTTTGCTTAAAAAGGCATTGGCTGTTCAAAAAATGATAATTGCTATTCAAAATGGTGGTGCAGAGGGTGATTTTTAG
- the tmk gene encoding dTMP kinase: protein MQRGKFITIDGVEGSGKSTQIDFICDYLVTKKINVILTREPGGTELGEKIRTLLLSTDIQSIHGDTELLLLFAARNEHIRTKIIPSLEKGDWVLSDRFTDASYAYQGGGRGLSIERITQLEKWVLQDFTPDVTLLLDVSVALGMSRVESRGRKDRIELETNDFFKRVRNSYIERSKQFPKRIKLIDASKTLEQTAQQIKIILQVL, encoded by the coding sequence ATGCAAAGAGGAAAATTTATCACTATTGATGGCGTTGAGGGTTCTGGGAAAAGTACGCAAATTGATTTTATTTGTGACTATTTAGTCACAAAAAAAATTAATGTTATTTTAACACGTGAACCAGGCGGTACTGAGTTAGGTGAAAAAATCAGGACATTATTACTAAGCACTGACATCCAATCAATACATGGTGATACTGAGTTATTATTATTGTTTGCTGCTAGAAATGAGCATATTAGGACTAAAATTATACCATCACTTGAGAAAGGTGATTGGGTATTAAGTGATCGTTTTACGGATGCTTCATATGCCTATCAAGGTGGCGGTAGGGGGTTGAGTATTGAGCGTATCACACAGTTGGAAAAATGGGTGCTGCAAGATTTTACCCCGGATGTGACTTTACTATTAGATGTATCAGTTGCACTAGGCATGTCACGTGTTGAATCTAGAGGCCGCAAGGATAGAATTGAACTTGAAACAAATGACTTTTTTAAGCGTGTTAGAAATAGTTATATTGAAAGGTCTAAGCAATTTCCAAAGCGAATTAAGCTCATTGACGCTTCAAAAACACTCGAACAGACCGCACAACAAATAAAAATAATTTTACAAGTATTATGA
- a CDS encoding P-II family nitrogen regulator, whose translation MHFKLIIAFVDSDKTDKILEAARTKGATGSTIISQARGEGLKHNKTFLGLNIETPRDVLLLLVEQHLSRGILETISDTGHFESSPQEGIAFQIDVEDAVGVMHQIHALEHTIEKKI comes from the coding sequence ATGCATTTTAAACTGATTATCGCTTTTGTTGATTCTGACAAAACTGACAAAATACTTGAGGCTGCTAGAACAAAAGGTGCCACAGGCTCAACCATTATTTCTCAAGCTCGAGGAGAAGGTCTCAAACACAACAAAACATTTTTAGGGCTCAACATTGAAACACCTAGAGATGTCTTATTGCTACTTGTAGAACAACACCTTTCTAGAGGTATACTAGAAACAATTTCTGATACAGGTCACTTTGAATCCAGTCCACAAGAAGGGATTGCGTTTCAAATCGATGTAGAGGATGCTGTTGGCGTCATGCATCAAATTCATGCACTAGAACACACTATAGAGAAGAAAATATAA
- a CDS encoding CBS domain-containing protein → MTNNTTPILVKDVMWTQVDIVDSKCTVQNALNNMQHKKTKMLLVDKSHEYDEYGVVLIADIASKVIAKDRALDRVNVYEIMNKPVISVRPDMDILYCARLLTNFSLSRCPVLDNGKIIGVVGLTNIVFNGLRVV, encoded by the coding sequence ATGACTAACAATACAACACCAATCCTAGTAAAAGATGTTATGTGGACACAAGTCGATATTGTTGATTCAAAATGTACCGTGCAAAATGCACTTAATAACATGCAACATAAAAAAACTAAAATGCTTTTGGTTGATAAATCTCATGAATATGACGAATACGGCGTAGTACTGATTGCTGACATTGCCTCTAAAGTCATTGCTAAAGACCGAGCTCTTGACCGAGTCAATGTATATGAAATTATGAATAAACCTGTCATCTCAGTTCGACCTGATATGGATATTCTTTATTGTGCAAGGTTATTGACAAATTTTAGCTTATCTCGTTGTCCAGTTTTGGATAATGGAAAAATTATTGGCGTGGTTGGTTTAACCAATATTGTTTTTAATGGTTTACGAGTTGTATAG
- a CDS encoding HAD family hydrolase — protein MALAIFDLDKTLIKGDSDFLWGEFLSEIGAVDAGTYQSKNQYFIDQYVLGKLDINEYLEFCLMPLSQHSIQILNQWHQQFMSQKIEQILLPKAQVVVDAHKTKGDIVIVITATNRFVAEPIVARYGIEHLLATNPEIKEGQYTGKIEGEPCFQSGKINHLNKWLKETGENIKGASFYSDSHNDLPMLELVDYPIVVHGDDKLNTFAIERDWQCLDWM, from the coding sequence ATGGCACTTGCAATTTTTGATTTAGATAAAACACTTATTAAAGGAGACAGTGATTTTCTTTGGGGAGAATTTTTAAGTGAAATTGGTGCTGTTGATGCGGGCACTTATCAAAGTAAAAATCAGTATTTTATTGACCAATACGTACTTGGAAAATTAGACATTAATGAGTATTTAGAATTTTGCTTAATGCCCTTGTCTCAACATTCTATACAGATATTAAATCAATGGCATCAGCAGTTTATGAGCCAGAAAATTGAACAAATTTTATTGCCTAAAGCTCAAGTAGTGGTTGATGCGCATAAAACAAAAGGTGATATTGTAATAGTGATTACTGCCACCAATCGCTTTGTTGCTGAGCCAATTGTGGCTAGATATGGGATTGAGCATTTATTAGCCACTAATCCTGAAATTAAAGAAGGTCAATATACGGGTAAGATTGAGGGTGAGCCGTGCTTTCAGTCCGGTAAAATTAATCATCTTAATAAGTGGCTGAAAGAGACTGGAGAAAACATCAAAGGTGCAAGTTTTTATTCAGATTCGCATAATGATTTACCCATGTTGGAATTGGTAGATTATCCGATTGTTGTCCATGGTGATGATAAACTAAATACCTTTGCAATTGAGCGAGACTGGCAGTGTCTAGACTGGATGTAA
- a CDS encoding DNA polymerase III subunit delta' — MNFPWHANAWSKLQNMIDQDRMPHALLITGVEKIGKFELMQQIVGVLLKDDVIIRKDNIREDLDYSVLIRHSNYPNMVYCRSGEMVEKSKNRSKNIRIEQVRVFCDALNKTADQLQIGVIFYGDQMNMSAANGLLKTLEEPRKNTLIIILAHHVENLPDTVVSRCQNIYIAPAYDQQTCQWLIEHIGKTQNADFDILQLLENTHGVPFKALSELSDGNFIHYQHYQNQLLNIAINPLMVTQIKEFEGNELVVLNCLQNIVIEGIRLKTIHQEGGLIELNQVIKAVKFEFLFKLLDDIYHTIKLSKTTVNIKLLLDIILIIWSHITHLKQYPQIIQ; from the coding sequence ATGAATTTTCCTTGGCATGCAAATGCATGGTCTAAACTACAAAATATGATTGATCAAGATCGTATGCCTCATGCATTATTGATTACGGGTGTTGAAAAAATTGGCAAATTTGAACTCATGCAACAAATAGTAGGTGTTTTGCTAAAAGATGACGTTATTATTAGAAAAGATAATATCAGAGAGGATTTGGATTATTCTGTATTAATTAGACACTCAAATTATCCTAATATGGTTTATTGCCGTTCAGGAGAAATGGTTGAAAAAAGCAAAAATAGGTCTAAGAACATCCGTATTGAGCAAGTACGTGTTTTTTGTGATGCCTTGAATAAAACCGCCGATCAATTACAAATTGGGGTTATTTTTTATGGTGACCAAATGAACATGAGTGCTGCCAATGGTTTACTAAAAACCCTTGAAGAACCTAGAAAAAATACGCTGATTATTATCTTAGCGCACCACGTTGAAAATTTGCCAGATACTGTTGTATCAAGGTGTCAAAATATATACATTGCACCAGCGTATGATCAGCAAACTTGCCAGTGGTTAATTGAACATATTGGCAAAACTCAAAATGCAGATTTTGATATTCTGCAATTATTAGAAAATACACATGGCGTTCCATTTAAGGCGTTGTCTGAGTTGTCTGATGGCAATTTTATCCATTATCAGCATTACCAAAACCAGTTACTTAATATTGCCATCAATCCATTAATGGTGACACAAATTAAAGAGTTTGAGGGTAATGAGCTAGTGGTTTTAAATTGCTTACAAAATATTGTTATTGAAGGGATTAGGTTAAAGACCATTCATCAAGAAGGTGGATTGATTGAGCTTAATCAAGTCATCAAAGCAGTAAAATTTGAGTTTTTATTCAAACTACTTGACGATATTTATCATACCATTAAACTATCAAAAACCACCGTTAATATTAAGTTATTATTAGATATTATTTTAATTATATGGTCGCATATTACTCATTTAAAACAATATCCACAAATTATTCAATAA